In Periplaneta americana isolate PAMFEO1 chromosome 4, P.americana_PAMFEO1_priV1, whole genome shotgun sequence, one DNA window encodes the following:
- the LOC138697810 gene encoding cilia- and flagella-associated protein 97-like, whose protein sequence is MSRNIGSHIFRNSTNGSLIHVDIGLHEDIDYDFFDSGDSHRTITKSNGTSIQNFEPEEKAEGRKSSLKLTPCGDGVDVNSTKVMKISACDIKERNAKGKKESIVQFNSVNIPQNISEVADKNNMKKEKYLNLKELMNCIAYGENNDKIIGNSEDDIEEEEDDDHAFSKSHSPSSDFRSLSTDTTSEITDVTTRPSSSGCSSMSKHESADNIKALEENKPLKSPEKSEQKQDTQEAASIGTSMKLIVDALDSFERKERRSGTSSASSTIQKNGVRRKNMSFTNEECRKIKRENEILIKKLEGLSKLRPKQTVAVNQPRLSSSAINRRKQQAQIERDNMILLKKIEQAKPTTRITSSQIRR, encoded by the coding sequence ATGTCAAGAAACATTGGATCACATATATTTAGAAACTCAACTAATGGATCTTTAATACATGTAGATATTGGTCTACATGAAGATATTGACTATGATTTCTTTGATTCTGGTGACAGTCATCGCACTATCACCAAATCTAATGGTACCAGTATTCAAAATTTCGAGCCAGAAGAGAAAGCTGAAGGCAGAAAATCTAGTTTGAAATTAACTCCTTGCGGTGATGGTGTAGATGTTAACAGTACAAAGGTTATGAAGATTAGTGCCTGcgatattaaagaaagaaatgctaaAGGTAAAAAAGAATCTATTGTACAATTCAATTCTGTGAATATCCCTCAAAATATCTCGGAGGTAGctgataaaaataatatgaagaaagaaaaatatttaaatttgaaggaGTTAATGAACTGCATTGCCTATGgtgaaaataatgataaaattattgGTAATAGCGAAGATgatattgaagaagaagaagatgacgaCCATGCATTTAGTAAATCTCACTCACCTTCATCAGATTTTCGCTCATTAAGTACTGACACAACTTCTGAAATAACGGATGTTACCACCCGTCCATCTTCAAGTGGGTGTTCTTCAATGTCTAAGCATGAGTCTGCAGATAATATAAAAGCCTTAGAAGAAAACAAGCCTTTAAAAAGCCCTGAGAAGAGTGAACAGAAGCAAGATACTCAAGAAGCAGCTTCTATCGGAACATCAATGAAATTAATAGTAGATGCACTAGATAGCTTTGAGAGAAAAGAGAGGAGGTCAGGAACATCAAGCGCTTCATCCACTATTCAAAAGAATGGAGTTAGAAGAAAAAATATGTCATTTACTAATGAagaatgtagaaaaataaaaagggaaaatgagatattaattaagaaacttgaagGGCTTAGTAAACTTCGCCCTAAACAGACTGTAGCAGTGAATCAGCCAAGGTTATCAAGTTCAGCTATAAATAGGAGGAAACAACAAGCACAAATTGAACGAGACAACATG